One Gossypium arboreum isolate Shixiya-1 chromosome 13, ASM2569848v2, whole genome shotgun sequence genomic window, GCAATTTTTTTCCTTATCTTACGGCTTTTGCTTTTGTTATCCAAGTATAATTATAGCTTACTATAtgctaattattttatattactcACTCaatacttaaataaaataaaatagcacTAAGTCATGTTAAATTTTTAAGAGGAGAATTTGAAGTTGAACATTGAAAATAATATTATCGAGTGAGATAGTCATGAATCTTAAAACGATTAATATTTtagtttaaaaaattaaaatgataaatattcAGGTTAACTGTCAGTGCAGTGATAAATAATTAGTGTTGCTTAAATCTTTGTTGACATTAAGGGCGAAAGTAGGAAAAAAAATTAAGGGAgacaaaagataatttcattattatactaatttaaaattgtaaattttttcaAAGGGACCATAGaacaaaatttaccattttgtGTTGCGTAAATGAAAGGTATAGTTTCTTTCgcattatataaatattatgtgACACGCACGACAGGTGAAATATTTTATGgaaacaaatatttttaaaaattatttaataataattataagtgaagcaataaaaatttgtatataaatattaataaacatgtatttaATTCTTGGATATGTgattttagttgttttatttaataaatatataaaaatattattataataaatttagctatcatttaaatgaaatgatatattaattttttaattgagtTGGTACGTAGTTAACTCGTGACACTAATTTGATCggattttttaataattataaattttagaattttatatatcttatttttattttatttttggtattATGAAAATCATAGATTGgagataaaaaattcaaaattcaaatatttttatatcaattttaaaaaatgattgCATAAACTAATGGAAAAgtctaatttgatttttaattcaatttataaagtCTCGTTTTGAGTAAAGCAAAATCTTTTGTTGacttttagttaattagttaactgatatattttatttttattcacttaattataaaaatttatggtTTGATgactaatttttatgattttttcctCATCCAATTATTAGATTTTGATGTGGTAATGTCGTGTTATTTATTAAATGTCTAACCGTACATTTTATgtaacaaataataattttaagtatattaattagttaaaacgtatttttatcattttattaagggataaatcttaaaattatatatgaattttgatttgattcgattttgtaaattattaacacaattattgatataatatcattttatgtttatatattgcatacataaataattatatttatctaatataaaaataaattgatgcatttatttctttaaatgtgtatgattacatcaaaattaaagtttcaagtataCATTTGAATCTCTATTAAAGCTTCACGTGTATGGTTACttcaaattaaagttcatatataattttgagatttatccctttactaattaatatataatttcataACTTTTAAATGGGGTAAactataaattattatatttggaAGCTAAAAGTAGATTATAGTTTTTAAGAGAAAATTGTAATTCTAGtttatattaacttaatattttatagttttaaaaCGACTAAactataaatttatcattttgggACAAACCCTCCTTGACATTCATCCCGTAAGATATTTATAAATTCTGTATTCATATTTAAATTcgtataaaaattaaaagtatgaCATACAACATTGTCACATTGTTATATTATATGATTTAGATGACAAtgattaagttttaatttaattggtATGAGTATTGTTGTGAATGTACGAGAACGTGGGTTTGAGTGCGCTGGAGCGCATTATCCTCTCACTTATGGGTTGGGAAGAAGCTATGAATAGTTCTAGATATTATGTCAAAACGAGCAGATATTAttagaatttataaaaattattaaaaaaaatttacaattgaattgctaaaataataatataaaaactaaaattgctTGATTAATCAAGAAGTTTTAATaacaaaaaattcaaatttattaaCCCAAGTTAGAAGATCACACCAAGGGTCAACTCATAACTCACACAAGTGACCAATTAATAAAGTTTAAGATTAAAGAATGAACTGAAAGTTCAAAACACAATCTCTCATACACTTTCACAAGTCATTAGATTCATTGTATTAAGGATATACctaagttatttatttatttatgcatttttaaatattttgcatCTTTGTCTTAAACCAAGTGTAATTTAAAATTCATCATACCTCTTGTCTtcttttcaaataaataaatatataaaatctaaGTAATCCACATAAATAATATGAGAAGGGAGAATGGCTTAAATTTATTGTCCATTAACTTGAACCTCGTGAAGCTATCACTAAAACAGTGACgttaaagtaaattaaaataataattacttTATGGGAAAATTCATCTAAATGttattaaactattagtaagtttacgttttagtcattctattttaaaaagttacaaaacggTCACTATCAAAAggttttatttaagtcacttggctgttaagtttttttttttaaagtccgATTAGCGAGTTCAAAGTGATTATTCAATTATCAGTATGATTGATCAATACCCATCgatgagtagaagaacataccttaaatTCAAGTTGATCTGATAGCCAAAGTCAAGAGATCGAATAAGAAAGCTATTTGGATTTTGATTCACAATTTGTGACGTTTAAAACTGTTTTATTATACTTTTGATTAGTACAACCAGTgcgaaaaaaagaagaagctaaaTAGCAACGATTTTAATAGCCTACTgacttaaattaaattttttaaataatttaataattattttgtaactttttaaaattaaatgactaaaacataaatttactaatattttAGTCACCTCTAAGGGACTTGTGGCTAATGATTTTTTAGGGTATGGTGGTTTTGTACCTCAAAAAGTTTTCTTTTGACAGAGAAAGAAAACAGCAGCAGCTCAACCTAGCTATGTTGAGTCCATATATACTACGACAGTCATCAAGCAAAATGCTGAAAACCTCCTCCGGTGGAGCAGAAAAAATCTGCAACCCGATGCTTGGATTAAAAGCCAATGCAGGCATACCATCCGGCAGCCTATTACCCTCCACGAACACATGTGCAACCCTTACCTCCCATTGTCTTTGCAGTACTTCAGTAATTGAGCGTAGGATATCATGATGATGGATTACCTGAACACCGCTGCAGAGAAACTGAACAAGTTCAAGACAATCCACTTCAAGAATCACCTTTCTCATCCCCATATCCCAAGCTTCACACGGtccatcaaaaaataaaaaataaaataaaatatttcctAAAAAAATTGAGATGACATGTGAAAGAGTGCCGAAAACCTCTTTGTCGTAATATGTGgattttcctaaaaataaaaaataaaaaaaataaatggtGAAGTCATCAATGCATGTTCATTGACTGTAGAAACTAGGGTTCTCTTTTATGAGCTTGGATTTGCTTTTTTTGTACTTTAAACATAACAAAGAGAATAAAGAATATACACAAGGATTTGTGCCCTATTGCCATGATTTAGGTTAGAGTTAGGTTGgagtttttttaatattttgaattatttaaaataattcgattcaattttcaattttaggttttttggtatttttatgaaattttgaatattatttaaaaattcaaaatttttatgtaatatttaaaataataattttgtattaatttttgaaaattatttttatataatattttaacttatttaactaAAGTATAGTATAAAATTAATTATGCTCAATTTAGGTAACCGTAATTTTTAAACTTGTGAATCAATCTACTCAAAACActattattcaatttttattttttattcttttctataCCCTAAAATGGATCACTAGTTGATTTTGTATCgagttaatatatattttagaattttgcgATTCATATTATTTGAGTTTATTAGTCGAATTTTTAAATATGATAATATCAAgtataaatcattttaaattacaaaattcaagttattttaaatttagacttactttttatttaaattaagtcGGATCGAATCTGGATTAGAATTTTAAATCTCTCTTTGAGTTTTTTATTGAATCaagttgtaattttttttaagtctAAACTTgagtttaattgaatttatataaAGAATTTATCCACAACCGACCCTTCAACAGATATAATCATAATAAACTAAAAAGGTAACAAAGAATCCTAATAAGATAAGAATGATCTAAAAAAGGTAAGTAGTTATTTATTCTAAAATTAAGGGTAATATTAAGGAGTCAAAGATATTATTATCTCCATAATTTTAGCTATAAATTAGCAAAATTATTCAAAATGATCCTTCTTTTCCTTTTAAATAAAGGTTTCTTCAAATATAGTGGTAAATCCTTTTGGAAATCATAAAATCctagtttaaataaaaatataaattaaataattttaaggaGGATAATGTGTATCAGTAGCATTCAAACCTATATTCTCTTATATTGAAGATAATATTCATACCAGTcgaacaaaataaaaacaattataaGTTTCCTTGGGCAGTTCACAATGCAATCTAAGGACACCATCTCTAAgtagataatataaaataaattgagaAGCTTTTGAATCATCATTAATGGaagaatatttttaaaagaaaaatcaagAAAAGTAGGCTTTAACCCATGTTCACATTATATCATATAAACTAAAATATATTCAACTCATATTTTCCTCTCTTCTTTTATATTCGTGTTGTAATAAAACAACAACAATAGTATATCCCATTATAAACTCATTTGAGCTGTAAAAGATCATATTCataattttctttttatatttaaaagtttGAAGCATAAAAAATAATgggtaaataaaatattttaaatttaactatAAGTATTTAAGAAGAATTTTATTGATGAAATTtatgaatataattttaaaaattctaatctaaattaaaaaaaaaagaacactaGAAGATATATCTTCATTAGTTTACCATAGTTTTAATAAAGTATTTAGAATTGGTGctgaaaataatgaaattattaaaatgggaaaatacaaatttattttattacttaaattagtgttcttaataataataataataataataataataataataataataataataataggcaCCGTTTCTGATGATTATTTAATGCTTCTTTGCTTTCACATAAACAAGGGCAAAACCGCGTTAACTTGAAAATAAATTTCCTTATATAAATTGCAATACAGAAGGAAAATCTTAATCATTGACCAACCCTTTAGAGGTAACTAAActgaaaataaaacaataatagtaataataatgtttAATCATTGATCCCTAAACTATACCACTTTTCACAAGTAGGTACAAAAaccctttttaactcaaaaagTGTAGGACATCAAATAAGAACAAGAAATGTGTAATATTCTTATTGGTTGGTATTGATGTAATTGATGTTATAGGTACTACTATAGACTTAAATGAAAACAATGTTAAAGTTTGAAGGCCAACTTTGTATTTAAACCTAATAATATTatagaaggaaagaaagagaaatttaatttaagAAAGAGACAAGAGTCCTGAAATAGTGGGAAGAgtttaatgtaaaaataaaaaaagaaatggGAATCTCATCAAAGTctctatatatataaacatatatttttGGTAATTTGAAAAGTTTAAAGCTTTCCTTATTTCTATTTCATTGTGTGAGTGAGAAAAATAAATTCCTTTTTATTTCTTGAGTTTATTTGTCTTTGTTCTATAAAATGAGAGACTAAAACATTCTTTGTTAACTATtctcataattttatttttttgtttttcactCCTTTGCTTCATTGAAGAAAAAAATGGAAGAATTGAGTTCATCATGGAATTATCAAGAGgtaagtttttttaatttttttaataattcttATTTCTATTCAAAGGTGTAATCTGGGTTTTCTCATTATTCATATTTCAGTTCtttttttatctaaattcttAATGTTTTTCATGATAGTTTTTTTATATTAAGTAATAATTTCAAGTTTAAAATTCTGGGTGTTTCttgtttattaaaaaaattacttttttaatGTATATTTTTGCTAAAAATGTTTATTCCTGTATGCACCATGCAATGCATCTTTTTGGGTTATTTCATGTTATAGTGTCAATGGCTAGTCACTATGTTCTATTTTTTTAATGAACAGGATTTTGATGAACTGAACTTGAAGCTTCAATACACAATAATGGAGCTTGAAACTGTCAAAATGGATGCAATTGAACAAACAAGGAAACACAATGAAGAAACAAAGCATTTGCTCAACCTTTTAGAACTTGCTTACAAAGAAAGAGATGAAGCCAAAAATCAATTACAAAATTTGATCAACAAATTAATACCCAGTTCTCAATTTGAAAACCCCATTTTTTTAACACCAAAACCCAACTCAACAAGCATCACTGAGTCAAACAGCTTATCAGACCCGTACCACCATCACAACAACCACAACCATGGCGATTCCTTCATTGACACAGTCACTTCACCTGATTTTTCAACCATTAAAATGGGTTTTTTGAACCAAACCAATGTGCCAAGTATTACCACTGTTGATGGCCTTACAAAAGGTAAAATTTTGCCTCAAAAAGGTAAGCTTTTACAGGCTGTAATGGAAGCTGGTCCTTTACTCGAAACACTACTTGTTGCTGGTTCTTTGCCTAATTGGAGGAACCCTCCACCTTTACAAGCTCTGAAATTCCCTACTGTTTCAATCAATGGTTGCACCAAATTAGCATCCCGAGACTATCCAAATAGAGCCGATATGGTTCAAAAAAGGTTTAACCATAGTTCACCATCTGTTTTAAACTTTGTAAGTTCAGGTTTTAGTGGTTCACAAGTGTTGAATACAAGTGGTGCTGTGAAGAGACAAAAGGTTACTATGACTTGATgaaataaagtttttttttttttttgtgtaaagATTTTTTGAGAATGATTTATAGTGTAAATTGGATACACCTTTTGTTTttaggttttaattttaattgtgtaGCATAGttatttaaaattgttttttaatttttgggttattgtttttttttcatACTAACATTGTGAGTGATGTTTTGGACAAGTAAATGGTCTTATAATGAATGGACTATGATCCAAGTAACATTATTTTTTTAGGTAAATTTATGCTATGATTTGTTTTAAtattgaaagcttgaaattttaaaatatagagATTAATGCTCGAATTTGAAAACATGAACTAAAAATCAATTCACTACTCAAGCGAAATATAAGAACTTATAGTAGAATTTGATCTTGTCAACTTACTATTTTCACTAATTTAACAGTATTTTCACAAATTTAATAGCTGTTTTCTTGgacttttgaaattaaaaaatattaggaTTAAGATTATTCCAAAGTTTATTTATCATTGCAAATGTGAGCTTCAAATACAATCTACTAATGCTATCAAAAAGTTAATACCCTCAATGTTCTTTAACTAGTGTCATGGCAGAAAAAAATTACAGCCACATATCACAAAGAATCCATTTTTGGAACCAAATTTGTTAACATCCATGCATTGGATCATTTTATACAAATATCAAAAAAAAGTAACAAGGAAAAGATCGAATCAGGGTTACTGCCGACTAGCTTagttgattttgattttgtttgcCACGTCTAAGGCATCGTAATCGGGAGTTAACCAGGTACGCCTTCTTTATAACATGAGGCGTGAATTACGAGAACAAAAAAACACATCGTATGTATAAAGAGATGATATGAAGGTGACAACACATGGTCTCGAATAATAAGCAATCTGATAACAAGCCTACAAGGACCATATGACAAAAGGTTGTCCAGTTAATGTTTGCACAATCCATTTGTATGCAAACTTATGCAGAAACGATTGTACCACACCATTGTACATCCTGAGCTATAAAGTAAATGCAATTAGCTCGTGGAGCAAGGACAAATAAAAAGGTTACCTGATCAAGGTATTCACTTTCTTGGCCTGAATATCATACATCTTCTTGACAGCATCCTTGATCTTCTTGTCAGCACAAATGTCGACGATGAAAACCAATGTGTTATTATCTTCAATCTTCTTCATTGCGGAATCGGTTGTGAGAGGAAACTTGAGAATCTGATAATGATCAAGCTTGTTCCTTGGTGGGGCAATAATGCAAGGATACTTGGGGTTCCTATCTTCCTTTAAAGTCCTTGGCGTGTGAAATGTAACTTTGGTTCAATCTTCTTCGGCTTAGTTTAGCATTGTTTCTCAAAAGTGCTTTTGGGCCAAAAAGCACTTTTCAGCAAAGGCTAAATTTTTCTGCTTCTGCTTTTGGCTAAAAAAGTGCTTTTGCTAAGCATTTTTTGTCCCAAAAGTGCTTCTTAGAAGCAATGCTAAACTGACCCTTAGCCTTTTTCTTAAAAGTAGGTCCGGATTTCACCACTTTTGCAGCCTTCAAGGCTTGTGCCTTTGGATTTGCCTTCTTCTCGACTGCAAAATATGCAACAAAGATGATATGAACACCATAATCACAATTGATTGTATTCAAGAATAAACTTAAACCATGCAACTCCAATACCACTTACGACACAAAATGGACTAAACAATGTCCAACGAACCACCTCTGATGACATATTCAAAGACAGCAATAATTAATACATCGACATTTGTAAATGAATTGAGAAAACCATGAATGTAAACAATAACGATAATAATTAAAAACCCAAAGATACAATCCTACAAGCCGATAGCAACTATGCTAAGAATATATCGCtatgcttaaaaaaaaaactagtttCAAATCAATATAATTAACAAGAAGACATAACAATTATTGTTATCACAATAGATTGTATTCAGGAAGAAACTAAAGCCAAGCAACTCAAATATCATTGCAACAACCATTGCTTAACAAAATCAATTAAATGAGTTCCAATTAACCACCTCTAACGATTCCAAGAGGGCAATAATAACGCAAATAAACCCCAACCAAATTCATAAAAGAATTGAGTAAACTAAGAATGCAAACAATAACCACTATGGTTAATAACCACCACTAAGCTAAGAATATAAACTTTAAACTCAATGCATTTAGATTGAGAGATATCACTAAGTTTATATCACTTCCAATAAAACTAGATACAGATCAATATAATTACTGAGGAGAACGTATGAACACTATTATCATAAAAGATTCAATCAGGTTAGAAACTTAAGCCATGTGACCCCAATACAATGCAAACACCATTCCCTACAGAAATCACTTCAAATAAGTTCCAATTAACCACCTCTAATGACATATTCCAAGAGGGTGGTAATAGTTACACGTATTATACCCAAACCAAATTCATAAAGGAATTGAACAAACCACGAATGCAAACAATAACCATAGCAACCTAAAGATACAATACTACAAACTATATAACAACTAAGCTAAGAATACAAAACTTAAGCCATGCGACTCCAATACCATTGGAAACACCATTGCCTACGGAAATTACTTAAAATAAGTTCCGATTAACCGCCTCTAATGACATATTCGAAGAGGGTGCTAATAGTTAGCCGTACAAACCCAAACCAAGTTCATAAAAGAATTGAAACAAACCATTAATGCAAACAATAACCTGAGCAACCCAAAGATAAAATGCTATAAACTATATAACAACTAAGCTAAGAATATAAAAGTTAAAACTTCAATACATTTAGCTTGAGTGACATCACTAAGTTCATCACTTCCAATAAAACTAGTTAATCAAATAAAATGGGGA contains:
- the LOC108485940 gene encoding uncharacterized protein LOC108485940, whose amino-acid sequence is MEELSSSWNYQEDFDELNLKLQYTIMELETVKMDAIEQTRKHNEETKHLLNLLELAYKERDEAKNQLQNLINKLIPSSQFENPIFLTPKPNSTSITESNSLSDPYHHHNNHNHGDSFIDTVTSPDFSTIKMGFLNQTNVPSITTVDGLTKGKILPQKGKLLQAVMEAGPLLETLLVAGSLPNWRNPPPLQALKFPTVSINGCTKLASRDYPNRADMVQKRFNHSSPSVLNFVSSGFSGSQVLNTSGAVKRQKVTMT